The proteins below are encoded in one region of Dioscorea cayenensis subsp. rotundata cultivar TDr96_F1 chromosome 18, TDr96_F1_v2_PseudoChromosome.rev07_lg8_w22 25.fasta, whole genome shotgun sequence:
- the LOC120282026 gene encoding fasciclin-like arabinogalactan protein 12 — MAYLSIAISLIFLLYGPALSQAQPAAAPAPPGPTNITKILEKAGQFGTMIRLLKSTSTADQINGQLNNSNNGLTVFAPTDNAFTNLPSGTLNSLTDQQKVALIQFHVLPNLMTITQFQTASNPLRTQAGDSSDGKYPLNVTAVGNQVNISTGIVNTTVSNTIYSDGQLAVYQVDKVLLPLDIFRPSVAPAPAPTKAKKKEAPADLGPSSSSSKDSSESSDAGTLKWRNSRDIACAALVGFLYWIL, encoded by the coding sequence ATGGCATACCTCTCCATAGCTATCTCCTTGATCTTTCTCCTCTACGGCCCCGCACTAAGCCAAGCACAGCCTGCGGCTGCTCCCGCACCACCAGGGCCAACAAACATCACAAAGATACTCGAAAAGGCCGGGCAGTTTGGGACGATGATTCGGCTGCTCAAGAGCACAAGTACAGCTGATCAGATCAATGGCCAGCTCAATAACTCCAACAATGGCCTTACAGTGTTCGCTCCGACGGATAATGCATTCACCAACCTACCCTCGGGAACACTCAATTCACTCACTGATCAGCAGAAGGTTGCTCTCATCCAGTTCCATGTGCTTCCTAACCTCATGACGATCACTCAGTTCCAGACAGCAAGCAATCCCCTAAGAACTCAAGCCGGAGATTCAAGCGATGGAAAGTACCCTTTAAATGTTACTGCTGTAGGGAACCAGGTGAACATCTCAACCGGGATCGTCAATACAACAGTGTCCAACACCATATACTCTGATGGTCAGCTCGCAGTTTACCAGGTTGATAAGGTACTCCTCCCTCTGGATATCTTCAGACCTTCAGTCGCACCAGCTCCGGCTCCCAccaaagcaaagaagaaagaagctcCGGCTGATCTAGGGCCTTCATCGAGTTCCTCAAAGGACTCCTCTGAATCCTCTGATGCCGGAACCCTTAAGTGGAGGAATTCTCGAGATATTGCATGTGCTGCACTTGTTGGTTTCCTCTACTGGATTCTCTGA